A single window of Coffea eugenioides isolate CCC68of chromosome 7, Ceug_1.0, whole genome shotgun sequence DNA harbors:
- the LOC113777622 gene encoding uncharacterized protein DDB_G0284459 gives MSSPYPVLGSRPIDQWKVAELKEELKRRKLMTKGLKEDLIKRLDEAIRGEQGRSDLNNVNGHDSVLPSEMLTGHESTVAYVCDSAQSNIGIGNTTTQEINEDLQPRVTYEQERSNAPDSINHGVPVNEKVGGNMLNVDINEGQGSIEEKLREEEGVDDSYSAGLEGKQTDQVTDKETSDFFTQNLEPVITMGEEDLQKTVPHNESHGLQAQLENDDSKPLHVDAKDNVYDTNNQVSEVKPVLGLQVKSDSISTDTVSIIENNELKDNIIADDVKLEVDVKPEMVQPSSSSVVHQGGKSHPMDVEEPHANKVSLKETGSSNVKNADVIPKNETGDLGFSEKPNVARSSGDYMEEDVRESKQMNSKTDSVEIRIEAGKVDGPTTKDEGLVDILSEDAPAEKKVAIVEDKGVPAAPSVKRKLNDQQTVGNNDIAKRQRRWNSEGLKIPEPQSTDVSTTPKDIFQPALRRSFSRSDSTVGEEMPKERVVPPSPKPPTDSLRIDRFLRPFTLKAVQELLGKTGTVTNFWMDQIKTHCYVSYSSVEEAVETRNAVYNLQWPPNGGRLLVAEFVDPQEVKVRAEAPPQSPATPVSSGAGAPPVPQHVHPQPSPRPQLPKQQLPQPPLPPPPPLSNPPPSREHPASVKERLTLPPPPPPLPEKIDPPILTLDDLFRKTKATPRIYYLPLSDGQVAAKLQAQGKTGKQ, from the exons GAGGATTTAATCAAGCGGCTGGATGAAGCAATTCGTGGTGAGCAAGGGAGAAGTGATCTGAATAATGTCAACGGTCATGATTCTGTTCTTCCTTCTGAGATGCTGACTGGGCATGAAAGCACAGTAGCGTATGTTTGTGATAGTGCTCAGAGCAATATTGGTATTGGTAATACTACGACTCAGGAAATAAATGAAGATTTGCAACCCCGGGTCACCTATGAGCAAGAGAGGAGTAACGCGCCTGATTCAATTAACCATGGTGTGCCTGTAAATGAAAAAGTCGGTGGCAACATGCTTAATGTTGACATCAATGAGGGCCAAGGGTCAATTGAAGAGAAACTTAGAGAAGAGGAAGGGGTAGATGATTCTTATTCTGCTGGGTTGGAAGGGAAGCAGACAGATCAAGTTACTGATAAGGAAACCAGTGACTTTTTCACCCAGAATCTGGAGCCTGTCATAACTATGGGTGAGGAAGACTTGCAGAAGACCGTGCCTCATAATGAGAGTCATGGTTTGCAGGCTCAGCTGGAGAATGACGATTCGAAGCCCTTACATGTGGATGCTAAAGACAACGTATATGATACAAATAACCAGGTATCTGAGGTCAAGCCTGTTTTAGGGCTTCAAGTAAAATCTGATTCTATTTCTACTGATACTGTCTCAATTATTGAAAACAATGAACTAAAGGATAATATAATTGCTGATGATGTCAAACTAGAAGTAGATGTTAAGCCTGAGATGGTGCAGCCATCGTCTAGCAGTGTTGTTCATCAAGGTGGCAAATCACATCCAATGGATGTTGAAGAGCCACATGCTAACAAGGTATCTTTGAAAGAGACAGGTAGTAGTAATGTCAAAAATGCAGATGTTATTCCTAAAAATGAGACTGGAGATTTGGGTTTTTCAGAAAAACCAAATGTAGCCAGAAGTTCTGGTGATTACATGGAGGAGGATGTAAGGGAGAGTAAGCAGATGAATTCTAAGACGGATTCCGTTGAAATAAGGATTGAGGCTGGAAAAGTTGATGGACCAACAACTAAGGATGAAGGTCTCGTTGATATTCTAAGCGAAGATGCTCCAGCTGAGAAGAAGGTTGCTATTGTTGAAGACAAGGGTGTCCCTGCTGCACCATCAGTAAAAAGAAAGTTAAATG ATCAACAAACAGTTGGGAACAATGACATTGCAAAAAGGCAGCGTCGATGGAACTCAGAAGGGTTAAAGATTCCTGAGCCACAAAGTACTGATGTTTCTACTACACCAAAGGATATATTTCAACCTGCACTTAGGCGCAGTTTCTCTAGGTCTGATTCAACAGTCGGTGAAGAAATGCCAAAAGAACGTGTTG TGCCACCATCACCAAAGCCTCCGACCGATTCTCTAAGAATTGATCGTTTTCTGCGGCCTTTCACATTGAAAGCTGTCCAAGAACTTCTTGGCAAGACAGGGACTGTCACCAATTTTTGGATGGATCAGATCAAAACACATTGCTATGTATCT TATTCATCTGTGGAAGAAGCTGTAGAAACACGAAATGCTGTATACAACTTGCAATGGCCACCCAATGGGGGACGCTTATTGGTCGCTGAATTTGTTGACCCCCAGGAAGTTAAAGTGCGTGCAGAGGCTCCTCCCCAGTCTCCTGCAACCCCTGTAAGCTCAGGTGCTGGTGCCCCTCCTGTTCCCCAGCATGTGCATCCCCAACCCTCTCCCAGGCCACAGCTTCCAAAGCAGCAACTTCCACAGCCTCCACTTCCCCCTCCGCCACCCTTGTCGAATCCACCACCTTCAAGGGAACATCCTGCATCGGTGAAGGAGCGGCTGACTctcccaccaccaccacctccccTTCCTGAGAAAATTGATCCGCCAATTTTGACATTGGATGATCTCTTTAGGAAAACTAAAGCAACCCCGCGCATCTACTACTTACCACTGTCTGATGGCCAAGTTGCAGCAAAGCTCCAGGCTCAGGGAAAGACTGGCAAGCAGTAG